A stretch of DNA from Cyanobium sp. AMD-g:
GCGGAGCAGGGCTTTGACCCTGACCATCAGCTCCTCGAGATCAAAGGGCTTGGTGAGGTAGTCATCGGCGCCGGAATTGAAGCCGCTGACCTTGTCCTTGGTGCTGCCGAGGGCGGTGAGCATCAGGATGGGGATCTTGGCGGTGCGCTCGTCACGCCGAAGGCGCTGACAGAGGGTCAGACCATCGACCTTGGGAAGCATCAGGTCGAGCAGGATCACATCCGGGCAGTACTGAACCGCGAGGGCCTGGCCCTTGATGCCGTCCTCAGCCCGCTGCACGTCGAAGCCCCCGTGCTCGAGATGGCCAGCGACCAGATCACGCATGTCGCCGTCATCTTCGATGAGCAGGATGGAGGGCTTCATGGGTGGGGTCGAGGCGTCGGGGGTGCTTCTGAAGGGAGCACAAGTGACGGGAGACTACATTTTCGCCGTTCTACCGCTGCCGTGCAGGGAATCGGCGGATCCAGCTCCGCAGCTGACCATCGCCCCCGTTGGCGCGGGGGTGCTGGAGCTGAATCGTGCGGATGAAGAAACTCCCCGGGCGGGATTCGAACCTGCGACCAATCGGTTAACAGCCGACCGCTCTACCACTGAGCTACCGAGGAAAACACCCGGCGAACCGGGTTCTGATGACCTTACCTTTCGGCCCCGCCGACGGGCAAGGGGGCCAGGGAGCGGCGCAGGCTTTCGCCGCTCTGCCAGGGGCCGATCGCACCGGCTTCCATGCGGGCGGCCCCGTCACAGCGCTGCAGTTCCTCGAGGCGGTGGGTGATCCACAGCGCCGTGAGGGGTGAGGCGCTCCGATGCGTGAGCCGATGGATCAGCTCCAGCACCTCGTTCTGGCTTTCCGGATCGAGCAGGGCTGTCGGTTCATCCAGCAGCAGCAGCGTCGCGTCGCTGGCCAGGGCGCCGGCGATCGCCAGGCGCTGCTTCTGGCCGCCGCTCAGGGTGTGAATGGGACGCTGCTGCAGGCCGCCTAAGCCCACCTGGGCCAGGGCCGCCGCTACGCGAGCGGCACGCTCGCCGGTGTCGAGGCCCTCGGGGAGGGCCAGTTGCAGGTCGCTGCCGCAACTGGGAAGCAGCAGCTGGTGGTCAGGGTTCTGGAACACCAGCGCGGGCCTGCCC
This window harbors:
- a CDS encoding ABC transporter ATP-binding protein; translation: MAAPVEPPLRIEGLRFGWSEGRQALQNCQLQIPGPGLWMLVGSNGSGKSTLLRLITGLLTPSDGTITCQGRPALVFQNPDHQLLLPSCGSDLQLALPEGLDTGERAARVAAALAQVGLGGLQQRPIHTLSGGQKQRLAIAGALASDATLLLLDEPTALLDPESQNEVLELIHRLTHRSASPLTALWITHRLEELQRCDGAARMEAGAIGPWQSGESLRRSLAPLPVGGAER